In Halorhabdus tiamatea SARL4B, a genomic segment contains:
- a CDS encoding signal recognition particle protein Srp54 — protein MVLDDLGSSLRGALDGLRGKSRISEEDVQAVVKEIQRSLLQADVDVDLVMDLSDSIETRALEEEPPAGTSARDWVLRIVYEELVELVGESTELPLEPQTIVLAGLQGSGKTTSAAKIAWWFSKKGLRPAVIQTDTWRPGAYEQAEEMAERAEVDFYGDPDEDDAVKIAREGLEATADADVQIVDTAGRHALEDGLIDELEDIESVADPDHNLLVLDAAIGQEAKEQASRFEGAVGIDGVVITKLDGTAKGGGALAAVNETDSTIAFLGTGETVKDVERFEPSGFISRLLGMGDLKQLTERVERAMEETQEEEGDWGPEDMLDGEFTLKDMRKQMEAMNKMGPLDQVMDMIPGLGGGMMDQLPDDAMDVTQERMRDFEVIMDSMTDDELENPRQIGRSRTERIARGSGKPEERIRELLEQHKMMDRTLNQFQGMGDADMERMMKQMDQGDMGDMGDMGGMGGGNPF, from the coding sequence ATGGTACTCGACGATCTGGGATCGTCTCTACGGGGGGCCCTCGACGGCCTCCGGGGGAAGTCCCGCATCAGTGAGGAGGACGTCCAGGCGGTCGTCAAGGAGATCCAGCGATCGCTGCTCCAGGCCGACGTCGACGTCGATCTGGTGATGGACCTCTCCGACAGCATCGAGACCCGGGCCTTAGAGGAGGAGCCGCCGGCCGGCACCTCCGCGCGGGACTGGGTGCTGCGCATCGTCTACGAGGAACTCGTCGAGCTGGTCGGCGAGTCGACCGAACTCCCCCTGGAACCCCAGACGATCGTGCTGGCGGGCCTCCAGGGATCGGGGAAGACCACCTCCGCGGCGAAGATCGCGTGGTGGTTCTCGAAGAAGGGGCTCCGGCCGGCGGTCATCCAGACCGACACCTGGCGACCCGGAGCGTACGAACAGGCCGAGGAGATGGCCGAGCGAGCGGAAGTCGACTTCTACGGCGATCCCGACGAGGACGACGCCGTCAAGATCGCCCGAGAGGGGCTCGAAGCGACCGCGGACGCCGACGTCCAGATCGTCGACACCGCCGGTCGACACGCCCTCGAGGACGGGCTGATCGACGAACTCGAAGACATCGAATCGGTCGCCGATCCCGACCACAACCTGCTGGTGCTCGACGCCGCGATCGGTCAGGAGGCCAAAGAGCAGGCCAGCCGCTTCGAGGGCGCGGTCGGCATCGACGGCGTCGTGATCACCAAACTCGACGGGACGGCGAAGGGTGGCGGCGCACTCGCGGCCGTCAACGAGACCGACTCCACCATCGCGTTCCTCGGCACCGGCGAGACGGTCAAGGACGTCGAGCGCTTCGAGCCCTCGGGGTTCATCTCCCGGCTGCTCGGGATGGGCGACCTCAAGCAACTCACTGAGCGCGTCGAGCGCGCCATGGAGGAGACCCAGGAGGAAGAAGGTGACTGGGGCCCGGAGGACATGCTCGATGGCGAGTTCACCCTCAAGGACATGCGCAAGCAGATGGAGGCGATGAACAAGATGGGCCCCCTCGACCAGGTCATGGACATGATCCCCGGCCTCGGCGGCGGGATGATGGATCAGCTCCCCGACGACGCCATGGACGTCACCCAGGAGCGCATGCGCGACTTCGAGGTCATCATGGACTCGATGACCGACGACGAACTCGAGAACCCCCGCCAGATCGGTCGCAGCCGAACCGAACGCATCGCCCGTGGCTCGGGCAAACCCGAGGAGCGGATCCGGGAACTCTTAGAACAGCACAAGATGATGGACCGCACCCTCAACCAGTTCCAGGGCATGGGCGACGCCGACATGGAGCGTATGATGAAGCAGATGGATCAAGGCGACATGGGGGACATGGGAGATATGGGCGGCATGGGCGGCGGCAACCCGTTCTGA
- a CDS encoding ABC transporter ATP-binding protein, with amino-acid sequence MSIDLDDDEVFEDVRDRADRPMRRLFAEYGGRYSFPFVIGFVSSVAARILDLLPPLLLAVAIDAIFGEQQYTLWLVPQSLIPEAQGAQLWLTVGIIAAAFLIGAAFHWTRNWGWNTFAQNIQHDVRTDTYDKMQRLNMDFFADKQTGELMSILSNDVNRLERFLNEGMNAFFRLSIMVLGISVILFTMNWKLALIALVPVPVIAFFTKKFIETIQPKYADVRSSVGQLNSRLENNLGGIQVIKAANTETFESDRVDDVSEDYFDANWDAIDTRIKFFPGLRLIAGFGFVLTFIVGGLWVIGEPLGPLSGSLRPGQFVAFILYTQRFIWPMAQFGQIINMYQRAHASSERIFGLMDTPSRIVEDPDAEPLEVTEGHVEFDDVSFGYDDEETIVEDIAFDVEGGDTVALVGPTGAGKSTVMKLLLRMYDVDEGAITIDGTDLRDATIPSLRQTLGYVSQETFLFYGTVRENIEYGTFDAQKEQVVEAAKMAEAHRFIQNLPDGYDTKVGERGVKLSGGQRQRIALARAILKDPEILVLDEATSDVDTETEMLIQRSLDKLTEDRTTFAIAHRLSTIKDAEHIVVIEDGRIVERGTHEDLLVEDGLYAKLWAVQAGEIDELPQEFIERAAERRAQTESEADD; translated from the coding sequence ATGAGCATCGATCTCGACGACGACGAGGTGTTCGAGGACGTCCGCGACCGTGCGGATCGCCCGATGCGCCGGCTGTTTGCCGAATACGGGGGCCGATATTCGTTCCCGTTCGTAATCGGATTCGTCAGTAGCGTCGCCGCCCGGATCCTCGACCTCCTCCCGCCCCTCCTGCTGGCCGTTGCGATCGACGCCATCTTCGGCGAGCAGCAGTACACCCTCTGGCTGGTTCCCCAGTCACTGATCCCCGAGGCCCAGGGCGCACAACTCTGGCTGACTGTCGGTATCATCGCCGCCGCGTTCCTGATCGGGGCCGCCTTCCACTGGACGCGCAACTGGGGCTGGAACACCTTCGCCCAGAACATCCAGCACGACGTCCGGACGGACACCTACGACAAGATGCAGCGCCTGAACATGGACTTCTTCGCCGACAAGCAGACCGGCGAACTCATGTCGATTCTCTCGAACGACGTCAACCGATTGGAGCGGTTCCTCAACGAGGGGATGAACGCCTTCTTTCGGCTGTCGATCATGGTGCTCGGCATTTCGGTCATCCTCTTCACGATGAACTGGAAGCTCGCGCTGATCGCGCTGGTTCCCGTCCCCGTGATCGCCTTCTTCACGAAGAAGTTCATCGAGACCATCCAGCCGAAGTACGCCGACGTCCGCTCCTCGGTCGGTCAGCTCAACTCCCGGCTGGAGAACAACCTCGGCGGCATCCAGGTGATCAAGGCCGCAAACACCGAGACCTTCGAGTCCGACCGCGTCGACGACGTCTCCGAGGACTACTTCGACGCCAACTGGGACGCCATCGACACCCGGATCAAGTTCTTCCCCGGCCTCCGGCTGATCGCCGGGTTCGGGTTCGTCCTGACGTTCATCGTCGGTGGGCTGTGGGTGATCGGGGAACCACTTGGCCCGCTCTCGGGCTCGCTCCGTCCCGGCCAGTTCGTCGCGTTCATCCTCTACACCCAGCGGTTCATCTGGCCGATGGCCCAGTTCGGGCAGATCATCAACATGTACCAGCGGGCCCACGCCTCCAGCGAACGCATCTTCGGGCTGATGGACACGCCCAGCCGGATCGTCGAGGACCCCGACGCCGAGCCTCTCGAGGTCACCGAGGGCCACGTCGAATTCGACGACGTCTCCTTTGGCTACGACGACGAGGAAACCATCGTCGAGGACATCGCCTTCGACGTCGAGGGCGGCGACACCGTCGCCCTGGTCGGCCCGACGGGGGCCGGCAAGTCCACCGTGATGAAGCTCCTGCTGCGGATGTACGACGTCGACGAGGGGGCGATTACAATCGACGGGACGGACCTCCGGGACGCCACGATCCCGAGCCTCCGACAGACCCTGGGATACGTCAGCCAGGAGACGTTCCTGTTCTATGGGACCGTCCGTGAGAACATCGAGTACGGCACGTTCGACGCCCAGAAGGAACAAGTAGTCGAGGCGGCGAAGATGGCCGAAGCCCACCGCTTCATCCAGAACCTTCCCGACGGCTACGACACGAAAGTCGGCGAGCGCGGCGTGAAACTGTCGGGTGGCCAGCGCCAGCGCATCGCCCTCGCCCGGGCCATCCTCAAGGATCCCGAGATCCTCGTCCTTGACGAGGCGACCTCCGACGTCGACACCGAGACGGAGATGCTGATCCAGCGCTCGCTCGACAAACTGACCGAAGACCGGACGACCTTCGCGATCGCCCACCGACTCTCGACGATCAAGGACGCCGAGCACATCGTCGTCATCGAGGACGGCCGGATCGTCGAACGCGGCACCCACGAGGACCTGCTCGTCGAGGACGGGCTTTACGCCAAGCTCTGGGCCGTCCAGGCCGGCGAGATCGACGAGCTCCCCCAGGAGTTCATCGAGCGGGCCGCCGAACGCCGCGCTCAGACGGAGTCGGAAGCCGACGACTGA
- the pheA gene encoding prephenate dehydratase — protein MRTITLGPSGTYSHRAASALSESVEFTESVTAIVEAVADGEYERGVIPIENSIEGSVTESLDALADSDVAVVAEIITPVRHGLIAQDEAFDLVASHAQALAQCRSYLEDHYPDAELEAVASTARGVERAREDATVAAIAHPDNAGEELSVLAEDIQDRSSNATRFFAIAGPEERSIEGGNTSLIVYPNVDYPGLLLELLEPFADRDVNLSRLESRPSGERLGDYVFHIDVEAGLYEQRLQDALDDIEALASDGWIKRLGSYDTRHVVE, from the coding sequence ATGCGAACGATCACGCTCGGCCCGTCGGGCACCTACTCTCACCGGGCCGCCTCAGCACTCTCGGAATCTGTTGAGTTCACCGAGTCCGTCACGGCAATCGTCGAGGCGGTCGCCGACGGCGAGTACGAGCGCGGGGTCATCCCCATCGAGAACAGCATCGAGGGCAGCGTCACCGAATCGCTGGACGCGCTGGCGGATTCCGATGTCGCCGTCGTCGCGGAGATCATCACGCCGGTCCGGCACGGCCTCATCGCCCAGGACGAGGCGTTCGACCTCGTCGCGAGCCACGCCCAGGCGCTGGCCCAGTGTCGGAGCTACCTCGAAGACCACTATCCCGACGCCGAGTTAGAGGCCGTCGCGAGCACGGCCCGCGGCGTCGAACGTGCTCGTGAAGACGCCACGGTCGCTGCTATCGCCCATCCGGACAACGCGGGCGAAGAACTGTCCGTCCTCGCCGAGGACATCCAGGACCGGTCCTCGAACGCGACGCGCTTCTTCGCCATCGCGGGCCCGGAGGAGCGCTCGATCGAGGGCGGGAACACGTCACTGATCGTCTACCCGAACGTCGACTATCCCGGCCTCCTGCTCGAACTCCTCGAACCGTTCGCCGACCGGGACGTCAACCTCTCGCGACTGGAATCGCGGCCAAGCGGTGAACGACTCGGGGATTACGTCTTCCACATCGACGTCGAGGCCGGCCTCTACGAACAGCGCCTCCAGGACGCCCTCGACGACATCGAGGCACTGGCCAGCGATGGCTGGATCAAACGACTCGGCTCCTACGATACGCGCCACGTCGTCGAGTAG
- a CDS encoding protein kinase — protein sequence MGTETGSGDEATRRAAEPDPADVLSLVLPSVLDGLAAEARRARVSAAWTACRLADERPDLGAELATRLVRSAGEANREALVRTLASLHERHPEQVGDALRAFDGTVVRAVRKAGSWDFDAELRADGGATTASGSQQIVETSQQGVSVYQRSLPDEPVEPEPPDRIVDDDVESESEPSPDVDGSVPDEPGTPEHVEERRRRIQAAENSEAFAAVQLVSAFDEISVIDPPERGRYGHILPSRARMDQAEYGVDLLFFDEPGEDAREFGSAVHERLHQWYCADEATGIVAVADYGDHPRPWVATPRAEHTLADRRPADLDVALRDARDLAAGLAAVNERGLVHGGIDPHDVVYPSVGFKENPAPSLANLGVMTVFRRHFQPAEYVDPRYAAPEYFDDRYGSVDHATDVYHFGTVLFRLLTGEAPYRGDYDDVRAAILAEETPVPSDVRPDVPEPVDEIVAKAMAPRKLTRFETAAQLHRQLDQLV from the coding sequence ATGGGAACCGAGACCGGCAGCGGGGACGAGGCCACCCGTCGTGCGGCCGAGCCCGATCCGGCGGACGTCCTCTCGCTGGTCCTCCCGTCGGTACTCGACGGCCTGGCCGCCGAGGCCCGCCGGGCGCGCGTCAGCGCCGCCTGGACGGCCTGCCGGCTGGCCGACGAACGCCCCGACCTCGGGGCCGAACTCGCCACCCGTCTCGTTCGATCCGCCGGGGAGGCCAACCGGGAAGCCCTGGTCCGGACGCTCGCGAGCCTCCACGAGCGCCACCCCGAGCAGGTGGGGGACGCCCTCCGCGCGTTCGACGGCACGGTCGTCCGGGCCGTCCGGAAAGCCGGCAGCTGGGACTTCGACGCGGAGTTGCGTGCCGACGGCGGGGCGACGACGGCCTCCGGGAGCCAACAGATCGTCGAGACGTCCCAGCAGGGCGTCTCCGTCTACCAACGATCGCTGCCCGACGAGCCGGTCGAACCCGAACCACCGGACCGGATCGTCGACGATGACGTCGAATCGGAATCCGAACCGTCGCCGGACGTCGACGGGAGCGTCCCCGACGAACCGGGGACGCCGGAGCACGTCGAGGAGCGACGCCGGCGCATCCAGGCCGCCGAGAACTCGGAGGCTTTCGCCGCCGTCCAGCTGGTGAGCGCCTTCGACGAGATCAGCGTGATCGACCCACCCGAGCGCGGTCGCTACGGCCACATCCTGCCCTCACGGGCACGCATGGACCAGGCCGAGTACGGCGTCGACCTCCTGTTTTTCGACGAACCCGGCGAGGACGCTCGTGAGTTCGGGTCGGCCGTCCACGAGCGCCTCCACCAGTGGTACTGCGCCGACGAGGCGACGGGGATCGTCGCCGTCGCGGACTACGGCGACCACCCCCGGCCGTGGGTCGCGACGCCGCGGGCCGAACACACACTCGCCGATCGGCGACCCGCCGACCTCGACGTGGCGCTGCGGGACGCCCGGGACCTCGCCGCCGGCCTCGCGGCCGTCAACGAACGCGGGCTTGTCCACGGCGGGATCGACCCCCACGACGTGGTCTACCCCTCGGTCGGCTTCAAGGAAAATCCCGCGCCCAGCCTCGCCAACCTCGGCGTCATGACCGTCTTCCGGCGGCACTTCCAGCCCGCCGAGTACGTCGACCCCCGCTACGCCGCTCCGGAGTACTTCGACGACCGCTACGGCTCAGTCGACCACGCGACCGACGTGTATCACTTCGGGACCGTCCTGTTCCGGCTCCTCACCGGCGAGGCTCCGTACCGCGGCGACTACGACGACGTCCGGGCGGCCATCCTCGCCGAGGAGACACCCGTCCCCAGCGACGTCCGCCCGGATGTGCCCGAGCCCGTCGACGAGATCGTCGCCAAAGCGATGGCCCCCCGAAAGCTGACCCGTTTCGAGACGGCAGCCCAGCTGCATCGACAGCTCGATCAACTCGTTTGA
- a CDS encoding ribbon-helix-helix domain-containing protein: MSDADTNSGGGPEKTNINVRLTETLLEDIDATWGEEGYNSRSEFIRETLRDAVRHPGLTRESWKEIAAVEHARRTGDSETFSRDELLNDDE, translated from the coding sequence ATATCTGATGCAGATACAAATAGCGGTGGTGGGCCGGAGAAGACGAATATCAACGTCCGTCTCACGGAGACGTTACTCGAAGATATCGACGCGACGTGGGGCGAGGAGGGGTACAATAGCCGAAGCGAGTTCATTCGGGAAACCCTTCGCGATGCCGTCCGGCATCCGGGACTTACCCGCGAGAGCTGGAAGGAGATCGCGGCGGTCGAGCACGCACGCCGCACGGGCGACAGCGAGACGTTCTCCCGCGACGAGTTGCTGAACGACGATGAGTGA
- the thsA gene encoding thermosome subunit alpha, whose translation MGNQPLIVLSEDSQRTSGKDAQSMNITAGTAVAEAVRTTLGPKGMDKMLVDSTGNVVVTNDGVTILDEMDIEHPAANMIVEVAETQEDEVGDGTTTAVIIAGELLSKAEDLLEQDIHATILAQGYRRAAEQAKEILEDNAIEVTPEDDEILEQIAATAMTGKGAENSKETLAELVVSAVQSVANGEDIDTDNVKIETVVGGSTDESELVEGVIIDKERVHDNMPYAVEDANVALLDTAIEVQETEIDAEVNVSDPDQLQEFLDQEEAQLQEMVDQLADAGADAVFCQKGIDDMAQHYLAQEGILAVRRAKKSDIKALSRATGARVVSNIDDITEDDLGFAGSVAQRDVAGDQRVFVEDVEDAKAVTLILRGGTEHVVDEVERAIEDSLGVVRVTLEDGKVLPGGGAPEAELALGLRDHADSVGGREQLAVEAFADAIDVVPRTLAENAGHDPIDSLVDLRSQHDAGDIGVGLDAYSGDIVDMTEDGVYEPLRVKTQAVESATEAAVMILRIDDVIAAGDLKGGGSDDGDDGGPPAGGPGGMGGGMGGMGGMGGMGGAM comes from the coding sequence ATGGGTAACCAGCCCCTCATCGTACTTTCCGAGGACAGCCAGCGAACCTCCGGAAAGGACGCCCAATCGATGAACATCACCGCCGGGACCGCCGTCGCCGAGGCCGTTCGGACGACGCTGGGTCCGAAAGGGATGGACAAGATGCTCGTCGACTCGACGGGCAACGTCGTCGTCACGAACGACGGCGTCACCATCTTAGACGAGATGGACATCGAACATCCCGCGGCGAACATGATCGTCGAGGTCGCCGAGACCCAGGAAGACGAGGTCGGCGACGGCACGACCACAGCCGTCATCATCGCCGGTGAACTTCTGAGCAAGGCCGAGGACCTCCTAGAGCAGGACATCCACGCCACGATCCTCGCCCAGGGGTATCGCCGGGCCGCCGAGCAGGCAAAGGAGATCTTAGAGGACAACGCCATCGAGGTCACCCCCGAGGACGACGAGATCTTAGAGCAGATCGCGGCGACCGCGATGACCGGCAAGGGCGCGGAGAACTCAAAGGAGACGCTCGCCGAACTCGTCGTCAGCGCCGTGCAGTCCGTTGCCAACGGTGAGGACATCGACACGGACAACGTCAAGATCGAGACCGTCGTCGGCGGCTCGACCGACGAGTCCGAACTCGTCGAGGGCGTCATCATCGACAAGGAGCGCGTCCACGACAACATGCCCTACGCCGTCGAGGACGCCAACGTCGCGCTGCTGGACACTGCGATCGAGGTCCAGGAGACCGAGATCGACGCCGAGGTCAACGTTTCGGACCCGGACCAGCTCCAGGAGTTCCTCGACCAGGAAGAGGCCCAGCTCCAGGAGATGGTCGATCAGCTCGCCGACGCGGGAGCCGACGCCGTCTTCTGTCAGAAGGGCATCGACGACATGGCCCAGCACTACCTCGCCCAGGAGGGCATCCTCGCGGTCCGCCGGGCGAAGAAGTCCGACATCAAGGCGCTCTCGCGAGCCACGGGCGCACGCGTCGTCTCGAACATCGACGACATCACCGAGGACGATCTCGGCTTCGCCGGCAGCGTCGCCCAGCGCGACGTCGCGGGCGACCAGCGCGTCTTCGTCGAGGACGTCGAGGACGCCAAAGCCGTCACCCTCATCCTCCGCGGTGGCACCGAGCACGTCGTCGACGAGGTCGAACGCGCCATCGAGGACTCCCTTGGCGTCGTTCGCGTCACCCTCGAGGACGGCAAGGTCCTGCCCGGTGGCGGGGCCCCCGAGGCCGAACTCGCGCTGGGACTGCGTGACCACGCCGACTCCGTCGGCGGCCGCGAGCAGCTCGCCGTCGAGGCGTTCGCCGACGCGATCGACGTCGTCCCGCGAACCCTCGCCGAGAACGCGGGTCACGACCCGATCGACTCCCTCGTGGACCTCCGCAGTCAGCACGACGCCGGCGACATCGGCGTCGGGCTCGACGCCTACTCCGGTGACATCGTCGACATGACCGAGGACGGCGTCTACGAGCCGCTGCGCGTCAAGACTCAGGCTGTCGAGAGTGCGACGGAGGCCGCCGTGATGATCCTCCGGATTGACGACGTGATCGCCGCCGGCGACCTCAAGGGCGGCGGCAGTGACGACGGCGACGACGGCGGCCCGCCCGCCGGCGGCCCTGGCGGTATGGGCGGCGGCATGGGCGGCATGGGCGGTATGGGTGGCATGGGCGGCGCGATGTAA
- a CDS encoding KH domain-containing protein, translating into MQHVKIPQDRIGVVIGEGGETMREIEQEAEVRLDIDSETGAVAVESVGDPVTALKGPDIVKAIGRGFAPEDALRLLENDMMLFDVIDIDAVARNPNDRKRLKGRLIGEDGRTRELMEDLTGADVAIYGSTLSIIGGPEQVEAVREAAEMILDGAPHGSVYSFLERRHNEMKNQGLEYHQFTG; encoded by the coding sequence ATGCAACACGTGAAGATTCCGCAGGACCGGATCGGCGTGGTGATCGGCGAGGGTGGTGAGACGATGCGGGAGATCGAACAGGAAGCTGAAGTCCGCCTCGACATCGATAGCGAGACCGGTGCGGTCGCCGTCGAGTCGGTCGGCGACCCCGTCACGGCGCTGAAAGGGCCGGACATCGTCAAGGCCATCGGCCGCGGATTCGCTCCCGAGGACGCCCTCCGGCTGCTCGAAAACGACATGATGCTGTTCGACGTCATCGACATCGACGCGGTCGCGCGCAATCCGAACGATCGCAAGCGTCTGAAAGGCCGACTCATCGGTGAAGACGGCCGAACTCGCGAGCTGATGGAGGACCTGACGGGTGCGGACGTCGCCATCTACGGCTCGACGCTGTCGATCATCGGCGGCCCCGAGCAGGTCGAGGCCGTCCGGGAGGCCGCTGAGATGATCCTCGACGGCGCACCTCACGGCTCCGTGTACTCGTTCCTTGAACGCCGCCATAACGAGATGAAAAACCAGGGTCTGGAGTACCACCAGTTTACCGGGTGA